The Solanum lycopersicum chromosome 9, SLM_r2.1 genome window below encodes:
- the LOC138338413 gene encoding uncharacterized protein, producing the protein MARINSWTARKLSYASRAQLVQTVLFGVQAYWAQLFIFPAKIAKLIESMCRSYLWSGAGQITKKALIAWERVCWPRSEGGLGLINMHIWNRAAIAKLCWDLENKEDKLWIKWIHTYYLKGQNAWQKREQASWMIRKIMQAKIIVDQVQLKEGKGMVKKLYDYLRGEQAKPEWKGLMFKNAARPKAIFTLWILLNRKLATVDRLAKWGVVHDPTCVLCKGADESLDHLFLQCHFAEEVWERVLTWAGFYNNRPRTWIQFMHWSIQNGKGKTTKAQLFQTIMAEGVYAIWNKRNKRIFEDKKCLIDEVINKIAYVTIARSPISINNVISHRKI; encoded by the coding sequence ATGGCTAGAATCAACTCATGGACAGCTAGGAAGCTATCATATGCAAGTAGAGCTCAGCTAGTTCAGACTGTGCTGTTTGGTGTTCAGGCTTACTGGGCACAATTATTCATCTTCCCAGCTAAGATAGCTAAACTGATAGAAAGCATGTGTAGAAGCTATCTATGGTCTGGAGCAGGACAGATTACCAAGAAGGCATTAATAGCTTGGGAGAGAGTCTGTTGGCCTAGAAGTGAGGGAGGATTGGGATTGATAAACATGCATATCTGGAATAGAGCAGCTATAGCCAAGCTTTGCTGGGACTTAGAAAATAAGGAAGACAAACTTTGGATAAAGTGGATACATACTTATTACTTAAAAGGGCAGAATGCATGGCAGAAGAGAGAACAAGCAAGCTGGATGATCAGGAAAATAATGCAGGCTAAAATCATAGTAGATCAAGTCCaattaaaagaaggaaaagggATGGTGAAAAAGCTCTATGACTATCTAAGAGGGGAGCAAGCTAAGCCTGAATGGAAAGGTCTAATGTTTAAGAATGCAGCCAGGCCAAAAGCTATCTTCACACTTTGGATATTGCTTAATAGGAAGCTAGCAACAGTTGATAGATTAGCTAAATGGGGAGTGGTACATGATCCAACCTGTGTACTGTGTAAAGGTGCTGATGAAAGTCTAGATCATTTGTTTTTACAATGTCACTTTGCAGAAGAAGTATGGGAAAGAGTACTAACATGGGCTGGTTTCTACAACAACAGACCAAGGACTTGGATACAGTTCATGCATTGGAGTATACAAAATGGGAAAGGGAAGACAACAAAAGCTCAACTGTTTCAGACAATTATGGCTGAAGGTGTCTATGCTATATGgaataaaagaaataagagaATTTTTGAAGACAAGAAGTGCTTGATAGATGAGGTAATCAATAAGATAGCCTATGTTACTATTGCTAGATCTCCTATTAGTATTAACAATGTCATAAGTCATAGGAAGATTTGA